In Drosophila subpulchrella strain 33 F10 #4 breed RU33 chromosome 3R, RU_Dsub_v1.1 Primary Assembly, whole genome shotgun sequence, the following are encoded in one genomic region:
- the LOC119562984 gene encoding sphingomyelin phosphodiesterase 4, producing MSQTMPPENLSTRLLTVLNLPLFDRVHELSILFDRCSLRQIQEIFPHVVHSIFGINGNPLGWGLRTTTLENNPLHFQTLHHFFGVCGPWMHLCHRLLLDQYKFDLDINLLPAKFVSMLQSGQNPQFYAELINIDAMMHQVATLSLNAFDFYVIHFVLYALQPLHSINPIAMQIHNVRSKTVYLKLVSEYLNNFLPLVPDARIEPLHFSGGVKAPQPLPAQALQPQRQPRYLRIPSSYRNGGNVSGGGGSPNTSGGSGNTSPQSNSPNASANRAYAWRSESVLHFFVDIWLRYDIESEHHLPSSDFVRGVRTLVKQVHFFANGAQLDHSSLCALRKVSLSMVKARIYAFLCGLIDRWPLDSSLMVVLELWLSYIQPWRYTMAALNNKTPSLAYKPPILSCFDGFIMDNLIMYTHIFMQMLPHFGRLDYTVYRNAFMLYRLATMFAQHDLVERLQRFERLHAGNAYGFDSPQRQVNMMSKSFSPGSQWNNVVNTNSTKLFSHSMQKQMESFLFLISMARNSVLRDIASLRNDIAERQRSQGFLKNFFNKLFGECTQDELTLREFSRIPEVLRQCIDAFCRTFNVDQANLSMHENLPEEPCPPASTTVQNFSFFDTSDSLDTSKLNPHQMSLNASNMHATVDPATLPIQSNEVRSLVRLLHFISDNINKRYGSQIQAFYVRDDYCGKVARQLLYAPMTEQWFDKSSGQADICENLVPPRVCLRTLGSFPALITIGSALIFGQLLWGAPIVGLILLGSVLLVYTLLQALFS from the exons ATGTCGCAGACTATGCCACCAGAAAACCTAAGC ACCCGCCTGTTGACGGTGCTCAACCTACCGCTGTTTGATCGCGTGCACGAGCTGAGCATCCTGTTCGACCGCTGCTCCCTGCGCCAAATCCAGGAGATATTCCCCCACGTAGTGCACTCCATATTCGGGATCAATGGCAATCCGCTGGGCTGGGGCCTGCGGACGACGACGCTGGAGAACAACCCGCTGCACTTCCAGACGCTGCACCACTTCTTCGGCGTTTGCGGTCCCTGGATGCACCTTTGCCACCGCCTGCTCCTGGATCAGTACAAATTCGATCTGGACATCAATCTGCTGCCG GCCAAGTTCGTTAGCATGCTGCAGTCTGGTCAGAATCCCCAGTTCTATGCGGAACTCATCAACATTGACGCTATGATGCACCAAGTGGCCACTCTCTCGCTAAACGCCTTCGACTTCTACGTGATCCACTTCGTTCTGTACGCCCTGCAGCCGCTGCACTCCATCAATCCCATCGCCATGCAGATCCACAACGTGCGCAGCAAGACAGTCTATCTGAAGCTGGTGTCCGAGTATCTCAACAACTTCCTGCCCCTTGTTCCAGATGCCCGCATAGAGCCATTGCACTTTAGTGGCGGCGTTAAGGCTCCACAGCCACTGCCCGCCCAGGCATTGCAGCCGCAGAGGCAACCGCGCTACCTCAGGATCCCCAGCTCCTATCGCAATGGCGGTAACGTGTCGGGAGGCGGAGGCAGTCCGAATACAAGCGGTGGCAGCGGGAACACCTCACCGCAGTCGAACAGCCCAAATGCCAGTGCAAACAGGGCATACGCCTGGCGTTCCGAGAGTGTACTCCACTTTTTCGTGGACATCTGGCTGCGGTATGACATCGAGTCGGAGCACCACCTGCCCAGCAGCGATTTTGTGCGCGGCGTGCGTACCCTGGTTAAGCAGGTGCACTTCTTCGCCAATGGGGCTCAGCTGGATCACAGTTCGCTGTGCGCCCTGCGTAAGGTGTCCCTAAGCATGGTTAAGGCCAGGATATATGCATTTctgtgcggcttgatcgatcgCTGGCCTCTGGACAGTTCGCTGATGGTGGTGTTGGAGCTCTGGCTCAGTTACATCCAGCCCTGGAGGTatacaatggcggcgctgaaCAACAAGAC TCCTAGTCTTGCCTACAAGCCGCCTATTTTGTCCTGCTTCGATGGCTTTATCATGGACAATCTGATTATGTATACTCACATATTTATGCAAATGCTGCCGCACTTTGGGCGCTTGGACTATACCGTCTATCGAAACGCCTTTATGCTGTACCGCCTGGCTACAATGTTCGCCCAACATGACTTGGTAGAGCGATTACAGCGCTTTGAGCGTCTACATGCAGGCAACGCTTATGGCTTTGATTCGCCCCAGCGACAAGTCAACATGATGAG CAAATCCTTTTCACCTGGCTCGCAGTGGAACAATGTGGTTAACACAAACTCAACCAAGCTGTTTAGTCATTCCATGCAGAAGCAGATGGAGAGCTTTCTGTTCCTGATCAGCATGGCACGCAACTCGGTTCTGAGGGACATTGCTTCGTTGCGCAACGACATTGCTGAGAGGCAGCGGTCTCAGGGATTCCTCAAGAACTTCTTTAACAAGCTCTTCGGCGAGTGCACCCAGGATGAATTAACCCTGCGCGAGTTCAGTCGCATTCCGGAGGTTTTACGCCAATGCATCGATGCCTTCTGCCGAACGTTTAAT GTGGACCAAGCCAACCTGTCAATGCATGAAAACCTGCCAGAGGAACCTTGTCCGCCTGCCTCTACCACGGTGCAGAATTTCAGTTTCTTCGACACTAGCGACTCCTTGGACACCTCAAAGTTGAATCCTCACCAAATGTCGCTCAATGCGTCTAATATGCATGCCACCGTTGATCCCGCAACGCTGCCCATCCAGTCCAACGAAGTCAGATCGTTGGTGAGATTGCTGCACTTCATCTCTGACAACATTAACAAGAGG TATGGCAGTCAAATACAAGCTTTTTATGTCCGTGACGATTACTGTGGAAAGGTTGCGCGGCAACTGCTGTATGCTCCAATGACAGAGCAGTGGTTTGACAAAAGCTCCGGTCAAGCAGACATATGCGAAAACTTGGTCCCTCCGCGAGTTTGCCTAAGGACTTTGGGTTCTTTTCCCGCTCTTATCACCATCGGCAGTGCCCTAATTTTTGGGCAACTGTTATGGGGCGCCCCAATCGTGGGTCTAATTCTTCTAGGCTCTGTGCTGCTAGTCTACACCTTGCTGCAGGCATTGTTTTCCTAG